Sequence from the Rutidosis leptorrhynchoides isolate AG116_Rl617_1_P2 chromosome 3, CSIRO_AGI_Rlap_v1, whole genome shotgun sequence genome:
acacGTGAattcacatgtgattagatttgatatgcataatcacatgtgattgtaaaaaaacaaAATTCGGAAAAGAAAATTTCGaaaaaacaaattaaaaaaaattgtttttgaatttttttccaatcacatgtatttttcgcgccacatgtcacgctctcattgattccttgaatttcaagcaaattaatggATGCAAAGAATTAAACTCTACtttaatttatttatgtttaacataacatttaatattatatttttatatttatacaataaatttatttttatttatattccgAAACGAAAAACTCTGCCTACCTGTAGATACTCTTCATATTCACCGGCGATCGGTGCCGGATCGAATTCTGTTAGTTGTGGATTTAAAGTTGTGCTATTAATTTACAGGTATTTAtccttttgttattatatatatatatatatatatatatatatatatatatatatattccgatCTATACACCCTTTCGTTTACTTCACATGCTATGTAGCCACCAAAtcagttaaatctgttgatttctattaTGAATCAGATCAGTCAATTCGTAATTGTGTATGTATATGAGCTCAATTAACCTAATTTTAATGTAATTTTGAATCCTAAGAACCATTGTGATCTGTTTATGCTCCTATGCCTAAAAAAAGCCCTAATTTGATCTGGTTCTATTATGTGTGCATCTCACCCTACCAGAATTTATAAAATTTCACATGTATCAGGTTACTGATATGCAAATTGTGTAAATGAACAACTTGTTACTATGTCTGGAGTATGTTTATGGCTTGCTATCACTATGTTTTGTGATATTTACTGCTTGCTACCAAGACGTCCCGTTTTAGAAGATACTCCGTAATATAATGTAGCCAGAATATGAAGAATCTTCTACATTGTTTTCAGTTGATTCATTCATATGAGCTTTTTAATGGGTGCCATCTTAAATATTTTTGGATCATATTACCTTGGGAGTTAGATCTTCtactaatatttttgtattttgtattaattcTATTGAATATTATTTCGATTGTAGGAATTCAGTAATCATATATAAGTTTAAGGAAGATACAATCACAAAACATGCCTGCACAAAAGATTGAAACGGGTCACACTGATACCGTCCATGATGTGTGCATGGATTACTATGGAAAGCGAGTGGCATCTGCATCATCTGATTCCACCATAAAGATTATCGGCGTCGGTAACAACTCAACTTCTCAGCACCTCACCACTTTAACCGGTCACACTGGGCCAGTATGGCAAGTTGCGTGGGCCCACCCCAAATTCGGGTCACTCCTAGCATCATGTTCATATGATGCAACCGTTATCATTTGGAAAGAAGGTAACCCAAACGAGTGGACCCAGCTCCATACTTTTAGTGACCATAAATCATCAGTTAACTCTATCGCTTGGGCCCCACACGAGCTTGGTCTCTGCTTGGCTTCTGGTTCTTCAGACGGGAACATATCGGTTCATACTGCCAGGTCAGACGGTGGTTGGGACACTACAAGGATCGACCAGGCTCACCCTATTGGAGTGACCTCAGTTTCATGGGCCCCATCAATGGCTCCTGGGGCCCTAGTTGGGTCTGGTGGTTTTGAACCTGTACAAAAACTGGCATCTGGCGGTTGTGATAATACAGTTAAAGTGTGGAAGCTTTCTAACGGGATTTGGAAAATGGGCTGTTTTCCTGCTCTGCAAATGCATACTGATTGGGTCCGTGGTGTCGCATGGGCCCCAAATCTTGGTCTTCCAAAGTCAACGATTGCAAGTGCTTCAGAGGATGGTACGGTTGTGATATGGACTGTTGGGAAAGAAGGTGACAATTGGAATGGTAAGGTGTTGTATGATTTTAAGATCCCAGTTTGGAGGGTATCATGGTCTTTAACCGGAAACCTTTTGGCGGTTGCTGCTGGTGATAACAATGTTACTTTGTGGAAAGAAGCTGTTGATGGAGAATGGCAACAGGTGACAACCGTTGATTAGTTATCTTTTTTTCTATATTTGTTTCTGTTGTTCGTATACTTCATTTTGTGTTATCCGGATCTTTTTGGATATGTCGATTCAAACCATTTTAGATTTGGTTTAACCATATGTTACTACCCAAAGAGTTTAATTTATGGATCCTTGCTTTTTCCTATATTATACTAGTTTTTCGTATGCATGGAAGTTTTGAAGCATAAGGCTTTTTTTGTTGATACTCTTCTAATTGTGAAAATTGAGGTTGCGGTATCCGCAGTTCTAATTTTTGCTTAATGACTGATTTTGGCATTAGTGTTATTGTATCATGATGTCTAaattttgtaaattttttttttttttgaatggcgGTATTAAGGTCACTGACGGGGGCATTAACCACCCACCCGATCATATCGAGGAAGTCACAGGTCATGCTCACTTTCTGCACCCGTTAGAAGGAAACCTTAGGATATTGCACCCAAGGAAAACCCCCGAGGACTAAATTTTGTAAGTTGGGGTTATTAGATGACTGATTAGGAATTCTTGTTTTTTttggacatcagtttgggatcacccgGCCCGGGGACTAAAACCACCCACGtgttcatctcccgtagttgcataacccgctcccactactgccctggaggaaacccggaccaatccgagggcatgaccAATAAAACCCCCCCTCCCCGTTGCTCCCGCACTAAGCGAAAGGAGACCTGGGTGGATACTTCAGTCAGGGAAAGCTGCTTACTCTTGTATACCACAAATGAGATGTGATGGTACTATAACCGAGTTAAGAGATGGTACTATATCTCTGCTTGGTTTTCTGTAGCACAATGTTAGAAATGCGATTATATCGACAAATAAAAGCTATGATTTCGAACGGTCTTATAGCCAACTATAACTGGATAATGGTACATGTCCACCATGTCTCTAAGTGAACTGTTAATTAACATTACATGTTGTAATCCGAACATAAAACAAGTGTAAAACACTTGAGATGTATCTACACATGTACTTTCAATTTTTATGTTATCTAAAAAGGGTGGCAACTTCCTCTTGTGTCCCCTATAACCATGACCACCTTCGAGTATAGGTGCATCTGCTAATTAAAAATAGATAGCATGATAAAATGGATCTGAATGTAGGTGAACCTAGGCCCCGTTTGGCTCACGTAATCCAATGTTTGGCTCACGGAATCTCAttggattccgtgagccaaacgggACCCTAGTGTTTGCTGGTTGCTCTAGTTAGTCATGATGGAAGATCAGTTGGGTTTATGAGCATTTAAGGGAAAATTGTCTTTTGCAACACTCAAGTCACAAACATATATTCATAGCTCTTCTACTACATCATCTAACTCAAATTGCACATCTCTAATGTTATCCACATatctccattttttttttttttttgttactattTATAAGAAAATGGGATGTCCCCATTGAGGACCAACATGTTAAACCTCGTACGGTTATAGCTTACCCTAAGAAGATAAGGATAAAGGAAAAACCCTTGTATTTGCAAAAGATTGAAATGTAGTAGTACCGTTCACAACTACAAACGCTTTGAAACTGTCTTGCCTCACACAATGGCAGAAGTTAACATAGACAAAGGGGGCTGTGGTCCATTTTTGTATTATTAGTGTAATATTTAAAAGGGATAATTATTTGAAAATGCATTGAAATTTCACCAAATTCCTATTGTATACATTCAACTTTcagatctcctattgtatgcaCTCAACTATGTTAATTGTTCTATTGTACGTACTTAACCTATTATAACAAGTAAACTTCAGGTCACCTGCTAAATAAAATTACATCATTGATCCCTAATGTTTGTCAAATATTGCATACTAGTCATTTATGTTAATTTTTGATGTCATTGATCCCTCATATTTGTACTCTTAATAAATTTTGTTATAAAATTGGATATTAATATTTATGTTTGTAGAACCTCAATTACGATAAAAGCAGAATCCCAAATCCCTATCAGATTCATCCTAACTTGAAACCCTATTTATCTCATCAcattgcatcatcatcatctagtcaAATTATCAAATATGTCTGAATCAGTTTGTTCGATATGTACATCTAAACTATCAAAAAATGATATCATcacatgtcatcatcatcatccagtCAAACTATCAACTATTTCTACATCAATTTGTTCAATCCAAAGATGTAATAAACTATCAAAAAATGACGAAATCTAGTAAAAATATTTTTTCTTCAAATTATCACCAAAAAATCGAACAAATCAAAATCACTATATGTTCATCCTCTGTTCGTAATCACTATCTGACGAAATCACTATCTGATGTCAGATCTGGTTGCATCCCATGTtcgtaagatgatgatgatgatgacggtgaTTGAAGATTTGATGCCAGATCGGAACAAATCGTTCTATGCCATATCTGAACAAATCGATCTATGCCAGATCTGAACAACCGACGATGATTTGAGATGATGATGAAGACCATTGAttttttaatgatattgataaataaTAGTGATAAAGTGAAAAGATACATCGTAAATATGGCTTTTCATTTGATTTCGAAAACGAAGATTAATAAGAATTTTTTGAAGAGGATTAATTGAAGATGATGATTTATTGAATTTAAATATGGGTATTTCATTTTATTTTGAGGATATTGATAGTTCAGTAGTAAATAATAAATGAAAAGATACAAACTAAAAAATGATTCAGCCATCTGTTTGTTTTTGAATTATTAGGGTTATGATttgatattataaatttttatatgtTGATTAAGGGGTTTAAATATTTTAATAGAATTTGGAGATATTTAAAAAGTGTGTTTTTGAAATTATTGGTGATAAAATGTTTTGAAGATAGAATGTATTTTTGAGGATGAAGATGTTtatgaaaatgatgaagaaaatgGTAGGATTAGATAAGACTTAACGGAAAATTTTAACGGAATGTCTATGGACCAATTACAAACTTTTTCTACATATTAACTTGATACCTTTTATACAGATTACTTAATGCATACAATAAAACATTTAACATAGTTGAGTGCATACAATAGGAGATTCGAAAGTTTGATGTATACAATAGAAATTTGataaaagttcaatgcattttcaaatAATTTTCACTCAAAATTACATCCCCAGATCATGTTATTCTTTTCACTCCAAGAAAAAACTTTAATGATGACGTAGCGTGGAAATGAAAGTTTGCTTTGAGTACGGTTCCATCAAAGTATGCGGCGAGTGAGCAGTGGTTTATATATAGGATACATTGCATTCCGATATTGGAGAAACATTTTCTGCCATGTTTTAGATGCACCTGCAACATTTTCCCTATCCCTCTAAAACTAGCAAAGTAACTCAATAAACTAAGAGGTTGTTTACTTTTTTCTGAATTTGACTCTGTTTGGGAAAGCGTGTCTGATTCTATGTCTTCTAGAAACAGTTCAATTTTCAaattaaatgacagattaagtgacAAAGAAACAACAATTTTACTTACTGAATTAAGAGCGGTACAAAAACAGATCTTTAAGTGAAAAATAAACTGACCCTAAGTCACTCTAGATAAAGTGATAAAAGTCATTAGTGAACTGTGGAAGGTAACGGTGAATTACCAGATTGCCCTTGATATTTTATTTTAAGTATGTTTATACAATTCAATGTAAttcaataataataagataatgtaCAAACTTTGTAGTAGCAGATCTCAATTGTGCAGTTTAATTCATATAATCATATCATTTAAAGacagattaagatagtttttttttGTGTGGTGATTGTATAAAAATGTCACTACCAATGGTAGCTCTGTAACGATTATCACGATTATTTGTGATTGATGACACAACCTGATTACACACTAGCCGTTAATCAAATGACAGCATAACTTTGTTTTAATGCCCTGCGTAAGCTCCTAAGGAAATACTGACTCGGTATATGCTATAGTTGAAACCATTAGGGTGGTGTATAAATACACCGAGAGAGGAACTAATTACGATACTACAGCCCAAAGTCTTCTAATCTAAGTATAATGTTGCTCAATCTATCTGTGTAATTACAGAAATAGCACCGACTTATTTGCATACTACGGATATGATCCCTTATTATTTATTGTTCAGAAGATTGAAGTTGGACATGAGGGCAAAGCCGGTCTGGTTCTCCTCTCAACCACAGATGTCTCAGATCGCCTCGTTTCTTCCCCAACACCAATAATGTGCCTATGAATTCAAGCAATTAGTTTATAACATTAATATTGCACAAGTTTTTTCTCTTTTTGTGTTTGCATTTCAAATTGACTGTTTGAAATCATCATGTATATGATCTATTTGTTGTAAACAATTTTTTGAGTCAAAGGTCTTACCAACTGTGAAAGGAACAATGTAAAGCAAAGCAGGCTGACCATGTCCATCCATCAAGTTCAAAGCTACATATGTAACTAGTAGACCTAAAGAACATACAACGTGTGTACCAATAATTCAATATGACAATACCAGGGAACACAAAAAATGATTGTATGCATAAACATGCTTTCAGTTCTGCATACCTAATCCATAAGCAATCATTGCCCacaaaaaagtatccgtttcgtaGATTCTTGTTTGACAACCAATCGTACCTAATAATCAAGAGAATAATATTAAAACTCAAATTTAACCTATCTAATTGGATTGTAGTAATTTCCGTTTATCAATAAATTTTAATGTATCATACAGTTTACTTTAAACCAGAGCAAATATGTTACAATTCATACTGTTGAATCAGGTCAAAGCAGTTTTTATCTGCTTGCAGGAGTGTAAGAGATTCATCATCTTTTCAATTGTTAACAAGGTGACAGTTAGtgttttttattaaataaatttgGAGTTGGAATAGGACTGAAAGTATGCAGATTGCACAATTAATTTTTTTAGGATgtactatttattta
This genomic interval carries:
- the LOC139897174 gene encoding protein transport protein SEC13 homolog B-like, which encodes MPAQKIETGHTDTVHDVCMDYYGKRVASASSDSTIKIIGVGNNSTSQHLTTLTGHTGPVWQVAWAHPKFGSLLASCSYDATVIIWKEGNPNEWTQLHTFSDHKSSVNSIAWAPHELGLCLASGSSDGNISVHTARSDGGWDTTRIDQAHPIGVTSVSWAPSMAPGALVGSGGFEPVQKLASGGCDNTVKVWKLSNGIWKMGCFPALQMHTDWVRGVAWAPNLGLPKSTIASASEDGTVVIWTVGKEGDNWNGKVLYDFKIPVWRVSWSLTGNLLAVAAGDNNVTLWKEAVDGEWQQVTTVD